The nucleotide window TCATTACCATTAGTCTATCTTTAATTGATAACCATTGTCAATGAATTTGATAATCACTTTCAATTAGTCATTGACAACTTGTGCAAGGCACATTATGATAAAAATGTCATTGAAAATGATTATCATTTACATTTATAAAAGGAGGATACATACTTATATGAAGTCAGTAAAAACAGTACTTTCTCTTTTCTCGGTCATGGCGCTTCTTTTATTAGCGGCTTGTGGTGGAAATGAGGAAAAGACAACAGACAAGAAAGATACACCAAAAACAACGGAAGAAACGTCCTATACCGTTGAACATGCGATGGGTTCTACTCCTATTAAGGGTACCCCAAAAAGAGTTGTCATTCTCACGAACGAAGGAACGGAAGCACTTTTGGCAATGGGGGTAACTCCTGTCGGTGCTGTTAAATCTTTTACTGGTGATCCTTGGTACGATCATATTGCCGATAAGATGAAAGATGTAAAGGTAGTTGGGGTGGAAAGTGAAGTAAACGTAGAGGCCATAGCAGCACTAAAGCCTGATTTGATTATCGGTAATAAAATGCGTCAGGAAAAAATTTACGATCAATTAAAAGCGATTGCACCAACTGTATTTGCGGAAACCCTTCGTGGTGATTGGAAAGAGAACTTTAAGTTATATGCTAAAGCACTTAATAAGGTAGATAAAGGCAATGAAGTCATTGAAAAATATGACGCCCGCATTGCTGACATGAAAGAAAAACTTGGTGATCGGAAAAATATGAAGGTGTCTATGGTCCGCTTTATGGCCGGCGAGGTTCGTATTTATCACAAAGATACCTTCTCAGGTGTTATCTTAAATGACCTTGGCTTCGCCCGTCCGGAAAGTCAAAATGTTGAGGATTTTGCCGAAAGAAACGTGACGAAGGAACGGATTCCAGCAATGGAGGGAGATATTCTTTTCTACTTCACGTATGAAACAGGTGATGGCAAAGGTTCTGAATTGGAGAAAGAATGGATTAATGATCCATTGTTCAAGAATCTAGAGGTAGCTAAGAAGGGTGAAGTTCACAAAGTGAGCGATACGATTTGGAATACCGCAGGCGGCGTCCTTGCTGCCAACCTGATGCTTGATGATATTGAAAAGATCTTTTTGAAAAAATAAGCTTCAAGGACCGCCTATGTGATGGGCGGTCCTTTTTTTATTCTGCGTTTTTTTGGATTTATTCCGCCAAACACGTTTAACAGCATCAAAAAAGAGCGAAACAAACCTCGCTCTTTAAAATAGCCTTATGCGGTTGTCGAAAACATGTATTTTTTATAATGGTAGCGAATCGAAAAAATCAAGCCTAGTGCGAGCATGTTCCCCATTAACGCGCTCCCGCCGTAGCTAATGAACGGCAACGGGATTCCTGTGATTGGCAGGACGCCAATCGTCATCCCAATATTTTGGAAAACGTGGAAGGTAATCATGCTGATGACCCCGACACAAATATACGTATAAAAGTTATTCTTCGTTTCCATGCCAACTTTTGTAATATGGTAGATCAATAAGAAAAATAAACTGATTAATACGCTCGCACCAATAAAGCCATATTCCTCGCCGACCACACTAAAGATAAAATCGGTTTGGCTTTCCGGTAAATAAACTTCGCGGTTGCCGAACCCTTTGCCGCCTGTTTGCCCTGAGCCAATGGCAAGCAGGGATTTCGTCAGCTGGTAGGCATCCGTCCCTTGATAGCTATATGGATCAAGCCATGAATAAATCCGGCGAAGCTGGTATTCGCCCACGCCAAGATACTTTGCCAAAAATTCAGGATTCCATAGGACAAAATAAAAAACAGTTCCAATCAGGACTACCCCGG belongs to Neobacillus sp. OS1-2 and includes:
- a CDS encoding iron-siderophore ABC transporter substrate-binding protein, which translates into the protein MKSVKTVLSLFSVMALLLLAACGGNEEKTTDKKDTPKTTEETSYTVEHAMGSTPIKGTPKRVVILTNEGTEALLAMGVTPVGAVKSFTGDPWYDHIADKMKDVKVVGVESEVNVEAIAALKPDLIIGNKMRQEKIYDQLKAIAPTVFAETLRGDWKENFKLYAKALNKVDKGNEVIEKYDARIADMKEKLGDRKNMKVSMVRFMAGEVRIYHKDTFSGVILNDLGFARPESQNVEDFAERNVTKERIPAMEGDILFYFTYETGDGKGSELEKEWINDPLFKNLEVAKKGEVHKVSDTIWNTAGGVLAANLMLDDIEKIFLKK